Proteins from one Escherichia coli genomic window:
- a CDS encoding potassium channel family protein — MFFSWIIKTCRRHLSRLTWPALTGLFTGQYLFCYLVLTALHEEALVGQLSNFIYYCSVVGSTLGFGDITPQTVGGRLFTALWQIPVSVGLFGALMGKVIALVQDILAKGMTGMGDYSNLRNHMLVIGWRGHQTEKMISLLLFDSRRAFGRVLLCERDDIQHPMPGNNWVDFIRISNFNDPHEHTRMGLANCQSVIIFSQTDEQTFTTALSLADFIPERCHIVAYLEDERYARLLEVHCQRIEIVRNISAEQLSRSIQDPGSSQSVASIMNPMLGDTGFVLPIPERVTSMRYGALMHYMKLHHDATVLGISSCKNGRGMELNPVIATEVKGGMWLHLIGNNRILAEEVAWQDIEGSI; from the coding sequence ATGTTCTTCTCATGGATCATTAAAACCTGCCGACGTCACCTTTCCAGGCTTACCTGGCCGGCATTGACTGGATTATTTACAGGACAGTATCTGTTTTGTTATCTGGTGTTAACTGCGTTGCATGAAGAGGCGTTGGTAGGTCAACTTAGTAATTTTATTTATTACTGCTCGGTTGTGGGATCAACGCTGGGGTTTGGTGATATCACACCCCAAACGGTGGGGGGACGTCTGTTCACAGCGCTCTGGCAGATTCCTGTGAGTGTTGGTTTATTTGGCGCTTTAATGGGAAAAGTCATTGCATTAGTGCAAGACATATTGGCGAAAGGAATGACGGGAATGGGCGACTACAGCAATTTGCGCAACCATATGCTGGTCATTGGATGGCGCGGGCATCAGACTGAAAAGATGATTTCATTATTGTTGTTTGATTCCCGAAGAGCATTTGGCCGGGTACTTTTGTGTGAGCGGGATGATATTCAACATCCGATGCCTGGAAATAATTGGGTCGATTTCATTCGTATTAGTAATTTTAATGATCCGCATGAACATACCCGCATGGGACTGGCAAATTGCCAAAGTGTCATCATCTTTTCGCAAACAGATGAGCAGACGTTCACGACCGCACTATCCCTGGCGGATTTTATTCCTGAAAGATGCCATATCGTCGCTTATCTGGAAGATGAACGCTACGCTCGTTTATTAGAGGTTCATTGTCAACGTATTGAAATAGTGCGAAATATTTCAGCAGAACAACTTTCCCGTTCAATACAAGATCCCGGTTCATCTCAATCAGTGGCATCGATTATGAATCCAATGCTGGGGGATACGGGGTTTGTTTTACCGATTCCTGAACGGGTTACCTCAATGCGTTATGGCGCATTGATGCATTATATGAAACTTCATCATGATGCCACCGTCCTGGGAATAAGCAGTTGTAAAAATGGTAGGGGAATGGAACTGAATCCAGTCATTGCAACGGAAGTTAAAGGCGGTATGTGGCTGCATCTTATTGGCAATAACCGTATTTTGGCTGAAGAAGTGGCATGGCAGGACATTGAGGGAAGCATATGA
- the yjfJ gene encoding PspA/IM30 family protein, with product MGILKTLLTLGKSVISQAEESIEEAQGVRMLEQHIRDAKAELDKAGKSRVDLLARVKLSNDKLKDLRERKASLEARALEALSKNVNPSLINEVAEEIARLENLITAEEQVLSNLEVSRDGVEKAVTATAQRIAQFEQQMEVVKATEAMQRAQQAVTTSTVGASSSVSTAAESLKRLQTRQAERQARLDAAAQLEKVADGRDLDEKLAEAGIGGSNKSSAQDVLARLQRQQGE from the coding sequence ATGGGAATTTTAAAAACTTTACTTACGCTGGGTAAATCGGTGATCTCGCAAGCGGAAGAATCCATTGAAGAAGCACAGGGCGTTAGAATGCTTGAACAGCATATACGCGATGCCAAAGCAGAACTGGATAAGGCCGGTAAATCACGTGTCGATCTACTGGCAAGAGTGAAATTGAGCAACGATAAACTGAAAGATTTACGTGAGCGTAAAGCCAGTCTGGAAGCTCGCGCGCTGGAAGCGTTAAGCAAGAATGTTAATCCGTCGTTGATTAACGAAGTTGCTGAAGAAATCGCCCGTCTTGAGAATCTCATTACCGCTGAAGAGCAAGTGTTGTCGAATCTGGAGGTCTCTCGCGATGGTGTGGAAAAAGCGGTTACAGCGACAGCACAGCGTATCGCTCAATTTGAGCAACAAATGGAAGTCGTTAAAGCTACTGAAGCCATGCAGCGTGCACAACAGGCCGTAACGACCTCTACTGTTGGCGCATCTTCCAGCGTTTCGACAGCGGCAGAATCCTTAAAGCGTCTGCAAACGCGTCAGGCCGAACGTCAAGCTCGCCTGGATGCTGCCGCACAGCTGGAAAAAGTGGCAGATGGTCGCGATCTTGATGAAAAACTGGCGGAAGCCGGGATTGGCGGTAGCAACAAAAGTAGCGCCCAGGATGTATTAGCAAGACTGCAACGCCAACAGGGCGAGTAA
- the yjfI gene encoding YjfI family protein yields the protein MTWNPLALATALQTVPEQNIDVTNNENALIIKMNDYGDLQINILFTSRQMIIETFICPVSSISNPDEFHTFLLRNQKMMPLSSVGISSVQQEEYYIVFGALSLKSSLEYILLEITTLVDNALDLAEITEEYSH from the coding sequence ATGACATGGAATCCGTTGGCGCTGGCGACGGCGCTGCAAACTGTACCTGAACAAAATATTGATGTAACAAATAATGAAAACGCATTAATTATTAAAATGAATGATTATGGCGATTTGCAAATCAATATTCTTTTTACTTCCCGCCAAATGATCATCGAAACCTTTATTTGCCCGGTAAGTAGTATCAGCAATCCAGATGAATTTCATACCTTCTTATTAAGAAATCAGAAGATGATGCCGTTGTCATCGGTAGGGATCTCCAGCGTGCAACAGGAAGAGTATTACATTGTTTTCGGGGCGTTATCGCTTAAATCTTCTCTTGAATATATCCTGCTGGAAATAACCACGCTGGTAGATAACGCTTTGGATCTTGCTGAAATTACAGAAGAATATTCACACTAA
- the rlmB gene encoding 23S rRNA (guanosine(2251)-2'-O)-methyltransferase RlmB produces the protein MSEMIYGIHAVQALLERAPERFQEVFILKGREDKRLLPLIHALESQGVVIQLANRQYLDEKSDGAVHQGIIARVKPGRQYQENDLPDLIASLDQPFLLILDGVTDPHNLGACLRSADAAGVHAVIVPKDRSAQLNATAKKVACGAAESVPLIRVTNLARTMRMLQEENIWIVGTAGEADHTLYQSKMTGRLALVMGAEGEGMRRLTREHCDELISIPMAGSVSSLNVSVATGICLFEAVRQRS, from the coding sequence ATGAGCGAAATGATTTACGGCATCCACGCAGTGCAGGCCCTGCTGGAGCGCGCCCCTGAACGTTTTCAGGAAGTCTTTATTTTAAAAGGCCGTGAAGATAAACGTCTGTTGCCGCTGATTCACGCCCTTGAGTCCCAGGGCGTGGTTATCCAGCTGGCAAACCGCCAATATCTCGACGAGAAAAGCGACGGTGCCGTGCATCAGGGCATTATCGCCCGTGTGAAGCCTGGACGGCAGTATCAGGAAAACGATCTGCCGGATCTGATCGCTTCGCTCGATCAGCCGTTCCTGTTGATCCTCGACGGTGTAACCGATCCGCACAACCTCGGCGCGTGCCTGCGCAGCGCGGACGCCGCAGGCGTTCATGCGGTGATTGTGCCGAAAGATCGCTCCGCACAGCTCAACGCCACGGCGAAAAAAGTGGCCTGCGGCGCGGCAGAAAGCGTTCCGCTGATTCGGGTGACTAACCTGGCGCGCACTATGCGTATGTTGCAGGAAGAGAATATTTGGATCGTCGGTACGGCAGGAGAGGCGGATCATACGCTCTATCAGAGCAAAATGACCGGACGGCTGGCACTGGTGATGGGCGCAGAAGGTGAAGGCATGCGTCGCCTGACTCGTGAACATTGCGATGAGTTGATCAGCATCCCCATGGCAGGAAGCGTTTCTTCCCTGAACGTTTCGGTAGCGACCGGCATTTGCTTATTTGAAGCGGTACGCCAGCGTAGCTAA
- the rnr gene encoding ribonuclease R encodes MSQDPFQEREAEKYANPIPSREFILEHLTKREKPASRDELAVELHIEGEEQLEGLRRRLRAMERDGQLVFTRRQCYALPERLDLVKGTVIGHRDGYGFLRVEGRKDDLYLSSEQMKTCIHGDQVLAQPLGADRKGRREARIVRVLVPKTSQIVGRYFTEAGVGFVVPDDSRLSFDILIPPDQIMGARMGFVVVVELTQRPTRRTKAVGKIVEVLGDNMGTGMAVDIALRTHEIPYIWPQAVEQQVAGLKEEVPEEAKAGRVDLRDLPLVTIDGEDARDFDDAVYCEKKRGGGWRLWVAIADVSYYVRPPTPLDREARNRGTSVYFPSQVIPMLPEVLSNGLCSLNPQVDRLCMVCEMTVSSKGRLTGYKFYEAVMSSHARLTYTKVWHILQGDQDLREQYAPLVKHLEELHNLYKVLDKAREERGGISFESEEAKFIFNAERRIERIEQTQRNDAHKLIEECMILANISAARFVEKAKEPALFRIHDKPSTEAITSFRSVLAELGLELPGGNKPEPRDYAELLESVADRPDAEMLQTMLLRSMKQAIYDPENRGHFGLALQSYAHFTSPIRRYPDLTLHRAIKYLLAKEQGHQGNTTETGGYHYSMEEMLQLGQHCSMAERRADEATRDVADWLKCDFMLDQVGNVFKGVISSVTGFGFFVRLDDLFIDGLVHVSSLDNDYYRFDQVGQRLMGESSGQTYRLGDRVEVRVEAVNMDERKIDFSLISSERAPRNVGKTAREKAKKGDAGKKGGKRRQVGKKVNFEPDSAFRGEKKTKPKAAKKDARKAKKPSAKTQKIAAATKAKRAAKKKVAE; translated from the coding sequence ATGTCACAAGATCCTTTCCAGGAACGCGAAGCTGAAAAATACGCGAATCCCATCCCTAGTCGGGAATTTATCCTCGAACATTTAACCAAACGTGAAAAACCGGCCAGCCGTGATGAGCTGGCGGTAGAACTGCACATTGAAGGCGAAGAGCAGCTTGAAGGCCTGCGTCGCCGCCTGCGCGCGATGGAGCGCGATGGTCAACTGGTCTTCACTCGCCGTCAGTGCTATGCGCTGCCGGAACGCCTCGACCTGGTGAAAGGTACCGTTATTGGCCACCGTGATGGCTACGGCTTTCTGCGGGTTGAAGGGCGTAAAGATGATTTGTATCTCTCCAGCGAGCAGATGAAAACCTGCATTCATGGCGATCAGGTGCTGGCACAGCCGCTGGGCGCTGACCGTAAAGGCCGCCGTGAAGCGCGTATTGTCCGCGTACTGGTGCCAAAAACCAGCCAGATTGTTGGTCGCTACTTTACCGAAGCGGGTGTCGGCTTTGTGGTTCCTGACGACAGCCGTCTGAGCTTCGATATTTTAATCCCGCCCGATCAGATAATGGGCGCGCGGATGGGCTTTGTGGTGGTGGTTGAACTGACCCAACGCCCGACTCGCCGTACCAAAGCAGTGGGTAAAATCGTCGAAGTGCTGGGCGATAATATGGGCACCGGCATGGCGGTTGATATCGCCCTGCGTACCCATGAAATTCCGTACATCTGGCCGCAGGCTGTTGAGCAACAGGTTGCCGGGCTGAAAGAAGAAGTGCCGGAAGAGGCGAAAGCTGGCCGTGTCGATCTGCGCGATTTACCGCTGGTCACCATTGATGGCGAAGACGCCCGTGACTTTGACGATGCAGTTTACTGCGAGAAAAAACGCGGCGGCGGCTGGCGTTTATGGGTCGCGATTGCCGACGTCAGCTACTATGTGCGTCCGCCAACGCCGCTGGACAGGGAAGCGCGTAACCGTGGCACGTCGGTGTACTTCCCTTCGCAGGTTATCCCGATGCTGCCGGAAGTGCTCTCTAACGGCCTGTGTTCGCTCAACCCGCAGGTAGACCGCCTGTGTATGGTGTGCGAGATGACGGTTTCGTCGAAAGGCCGCCTGACGGGCTACAAATTCTATGAAGCGGTGATGAGCTCTCACGCGCGTCTGACCTACACCAAAGTCTGGCATATTCTGCAGGGCGATCAGGATCTGCGCGAGCAGTACGCCCCGCTGGTTAAGCATCTCGAAGAGCTGCATAACCTCTATAAAGTGCTGGATAAAGCCCGTGAAGAACGCGGCGGGATCTCGTTTGAAAGCGAAGAAGCTAAGTTTATTTTCAACGCTGAACGCCGTATTGAGCGTATCGAACAGACCCAGCGTAACGACGCACACAAGTTAATTGAAGAGTGCATGATTCTGGCGAATATCTCGGCGGCGCGTTTCGTTGAGAAGGCCAAAGAACCGGCACTGTTCCGTATTCACGACAAGCCGAGCACCGAAGCGATAACCTCTTTCCGTTCAGTGCTGGCGGAACTGGGGCTGGAATTGCCGGGTGGTAACAAGCCGGAACCGCGTGACTACGCGGAACTGCTGGAATCGGTTGCTGACCGTCCTGACGCAGAAATGCTGCAAACCATGCTGTTGCGCTCAATGAAACAAGCGATTTACGATCCGGAAAACCGCGGTCACTTCGGTCTGGCATTGCAGTCCTATGCGCACTTTACTTCGCCGATTCGTCGTTATCCTGACCTGACGCTCCACCGCGCCATTAAGTATCTGCTGGCGAAAGAGCAGGGGCATCAGGGGAATACCACTGAAACCGGCGGCTACCATTATTCGATGGAAGAAATGCTGCAACTGGGTCAGCACTGTTCGATGGCGGAACGTCGTGCCGACGAAGCAACGCGCGATGTGGCTGACTGGCTGAAGTGTGACTTCATGCTCGACCAGGTAGGTAACGTCTTTAAAGGCGTAATTTCCAGCGTTACCGGCTTTGGCTTCTTTGTTCGCCTGGATGACTTGTTCATCGATGGTCTGGTCCATGTCTCTTCGCTGGACAATGACTACTATCGCTTTGACCAGGTGGGACAACGCCTGATGGGTGAATCCAGCGGCCAGACTTATCGCTTGGGCGATCGCGTGGAAGTTCGCGTCGAAGCGGTTAATATGGACGAGCGCAAAATCGACTTTAGCCTGATCTCCAGCGAACGCGCACCGCGCAACGTCGGTAAAACCGCGCGCGAGAAAGCGAAAAAAGGCGATGCAGGCAAAAAAGGCGGCAAGCGTCGTCAGGTTGGTAAAAAGGTAAACTTTGAGCCAGACAGCGCTTTCCGCGGCGAGAAAAAAACGAAGCCGAAAGCGGCGAAGAAAGACGCGAGAAAAGCGAAAAAGCCATCGGCGAAAACGCAGAAAATAGCCGCAGCGACCAAAGCGAAGCGTGCGGCGAAGAAAAAAGTGGCAGAGTGA
- the nsrR gene encoding nitric oxide-sensing transcriptional repressor NsrR encodes MQLTSFTDYGLRALIYMASLPEGRMTSISEVTDVYGVSRNHMVKIINQLSRAGYVTAVRGKNGGIRLGKPASAIRIGDVVRELEPLSLVNCSSEFCHITPACRLKQALSKAVQSFLMELDNYTLADLVEENQPLYKLLLVE; translated from the coding sequence GTGCAGTTAACGAGTTTCACTGATTACGGATTACGTGCGCTGATCTACATGGCGTCATTGCCAGAAGGGCGGATGACCAGTATTTCTGAAGTGACTGACGTCTACGGCGTCTCCCGTAATCATATGGTCAAAATAATCAATCAACTTAGTCGTGCCGGCTACGTGACTGCTGTTCGTGGAAAAAATGGCGGCATTCGCCTGGGGAAACCGGCGAGTGCGATACGTATTGGTGATGTGGTGCGCGAGCTGGAACCTTTATCGCTGGTGAATTGCAGCAGTGAGTTTTGCCACATTACACCTGCCTGTCGGTTGAAACAGGCACTTTCTAAGGCCGTGCAAAGTTTTCTTATGGAACTGGATAACTACACGCTTGCCGATTTGGTTGAAGAGAATCAACCGCTTTATAAATTATTGCTGGTGGAGTGA
- the purA gene encoding adenylosuccinate synthase, whose amino-acid sequence MGNNVVVLGTQWGDEGKGKIVDLLTERAKYVVRYQGGHNAGHTLVINGEKTVLHLIPSGILRENVISIIGNGVVLSPAALMKEMKELEDRGIPVRERLLLSEACPLILDYHVALDNAREKARGAKAIGTTGRGIGPAYEDKVARRGLRVGDLFDKETFAEKLKEVMEYHNFQLVNYYKAEAVDYQKVLDDTMAVADILTSMVVDVSDLLDQARQRGDFVMFEGAQGTLLDIDHGTYPYVTSSNTTAGGVATGSGLGPRYVDYVLGILKAYSTRVGAGPFPTELFDETGEFLCKQGNEFGATTGRRRRTGWLDTVAVRRAVQLNSLSGFCLTKLDVLDGLKEVKLCVAYRMPDGREVTTTPLAADDWKGVEPIYETMPGWSESTFGVKDRSGLPQAALNYIKRIEELTGVPIDIISTGPDRTETMILRDPFDA is encoded by the coding sequence ATGGGTAACAACGTCGTCGTACTGGGCACCCAATGGGGTGACGAAGGTAAAGGTAAGATCGTCGATCTTCTGACTGAACGGGCTAAATATGTTGTACGCTACCAGGGCGGTCACAACGCAGGCCATACTCTCGTAATCAACGGTGAAAAAACCGTTCTCCATCTTATTCCATCAGGTATTCTCCGCGAGAATGTAATCAGCATCATCGGTAACGGTGTTGTGCTGTCTCCGGCCGCGCTGATGAAAGAGATGAAAGAACTGGAAGACCGTGGCATCCCCGTTCGTGAGCGTCTGCTGCTGTCTGAAGCATGTCCGCTGATCCTTGATTATCACGTTGCGCTGGATAACGCGCGTGAGAAAGCGCGCGGCGCGAAAGCGATCGGCACCACGGGTCGTGGTATCGGGCCTGCTTATGAAGATAAAGTGGCACGTCGTGGTCTGCGTGTTGGCGACCTTTTCGACAAAGAAACCTTCGCTGAAAAACTGAAAGAAGTGATGGAATATCACAACTTCCAGTTGGTTAACTACTACAAAGCTGAAGCGGTTGATTACCAGAAAGTTCTGGATGATACGATGGCTGTTGCCGACATCCTGACTTCTATGGTGGTTGACGTTTCTGACCTGCTCGACCAGGCGCGTCAGCGTGGCGATTTCGTCATGTTCGAAGGTGCGCAGGGTACGCTGCTGGATATCGACCACGGTACTTATCCGTACGTAACTTCTTCCAACACCACTGCAGGTGGCGTGGCGACCGGTTCCGGCCTGGGCCCGCGTTATGTTGATTACGTTCTGGGTATCCTCAAAGCTTACTCCACTCGTGTAGGTGCAGGTCCGTTCCCGACCGAACTGTTTGATGAAACTGGTGAGTTCCTCTGCAAGCAGGGTAACGAATTCGGCGCAACTACGGGTCGTCGTCGTCGTACCGGCTGGCTGGACACCGTTGCCGTTCGTCGTGCGGTACAGCTGAACTCCCTGTCTGGCTTCTGCCTGACCAAACTGGACGTTCTGGATGGCCTGAAAGAGGTGAAACTCTGCGTGGCTTACCGTATGCCGGATGGTCGCGAAGTGACTACCACTCCGCTGGCAGCAGACGACTGGAAAGGTGTAGAGCCGATTTACGAAACCATGCCGGGCTGGTCTGAATCCACCTTCGGCGTGAAAGATCGTAGCGGTCTGCCGCAGGCGGCACTGAACTACATCAAGCGTATTGAAGAACTGACCGGTGTGCCGATCGATATCATCTCTACCGGCCCGGATCGTACTGAAACCATGATTCTGCGCGACCCGTTCGACGCGTAA
- the yjeT gene encoding DUF2065 domain-containing protein: MNSTIWLALALVLVLEGLGPMLYPKAWKKMIAAMTNLPDNILRRFGGGLVVAGVVVYYMLRKTIG; the protein is encoded by the coding sequence ATGAATTCGACAATCTGGCTGGCGCTTGCCCTGGTTTTGGTGCTGGAAGGTTTAGGGCCGATGCTTTACCCGAAGGCATGGAAGAAGATGATCGCTGCGATGACCAATTTGCCCGATAATATTTTACGTCGTTTTGGCGGTGGACTTGTGGTTGCGGGCGTTGTGGTCTACTACATGTTGAGGAAAACGATTGGCTGA
- the hflC gene encoding protease modulator HflC, which yields MRKSVIAIIIIVLVVLYMSVFVVKEGERGITLRFGKVLRDDDNKPLVYEPGLHFKIPFIETVKMLDARIQTMDNQADRFVTKEKKDLIVDSYIKWRISDFSRYYLATGGGDISQAEVLLKRKFSDRLRSEIGRLDVKDIVTDSRGRLTLEVRDALNSGSAGTEDEVTTPAADNAIAEAAERVTAETKGKVPVINPNSMAALGIEVVDVRIKQINLPTEVSEAIYNRMRAEREAVARRHRSQGQEEAEKLRATADYEVTRTLAEAERQGRIMRGEGDAEAAKLFADAFSKDPDFYAFIRSLRAYENSFSGNQDVMVMSPDSDFFRYMKTPTSATR from the coding sequence ATGCGTAAGTCAGTTATCGCGATTATCATCATCGTGCTGGTAGTGCTTTACATGTCTGTCTTTGTCGTCAAAGAAGGTGAGCGCGGTATTACGCTGCGTTTTGGTAAGGTACTGCGTGACGATGACAACAAACCTCTGGTTTATGAGCCGGGTCTGCATTTCAAGATACCGTTCATTGAAACGGTGAAAATGCTCGACGCACGTATTCAGACCATGGACAACCAGGCCGACCGCTTTGTGACTAAAGAGAAGAAAGACCTGATCGTCGACTCTTACATCAAATGGCGCATCAGTGATTTCAGCCGTTACTACCTGGCAACGGGCGGTGGCGACATTTCGCAAGCGGAAGTGCTGTTGAAACGTAAGTTCTCTGACCGTCTGCGTTCTGAAATTGGTCGCCTGGACGTGAAAGACATCGTCACCGATTCCCGTGGTCGTCTGACCCTCGAAGTACGTGACGCGCTGAACTCCGGTTCTGCGGGTACAGAAGATGAAGTTACTACCCCGGCGGCAGATAACGCCATTGCCGAAGCGGCAGAGCGCGTAACGGCTGAGACGAAGGGTAAAGTACCGGTCATCAACCCGAACAGTATGGCGGCGCTGGGTATTGAAGTTGTCGATGTGCGTATCAAGCAGATCAACCTGCCGACCGAAGTGTCTGAAGCGATCTACAACCGTATGCGCGCCGAGCGTGAAGCGGTAGCACGTCGTCACCGTTCACAAGGTCAGGAAGAAGCGGAAAAACTGCGCGCGACTGCCGACTATGAAGTAACCAGAACGCTGGCAGAAGCTGAGCGTCAGGGCCGCATCATGCGTGGTGAAGGCGATGCAGAAGCAGCCAAACTGTTTGCTGATGCATTCAGTAAAGATCCGGACTTCTACGCATTCATCCGTAGCCTGCGTGCTTATGAGAACAGCTTCTCTGGCAATCAGGACGTGATGGTCATGAGCCCGGACAGCGATTTCTTCCGCTACATGAAGACGCCGACTTCCGCAACGCGTTAA
- the hflK gene encoding FtsH protease activity modulator HflK has protein sequence MAWNQPGNNGQDRDPWGSSKPGGNSEGNGNKGGRDQGPPDLDDIFRKLSKKLGGLGGGKGTGSGGGNSSQGPRPQLGGRVVTIAAAAIVIIWAASGFYTIKEAERGVVTRFGKFSHLVEPGLNWKPTFIDEVKPVNVEAVRELAASGVMLTSDENVVRVEMNVQYRVTNPEKYLYSVTSPDDSLRQATDSALRGVIGKYTMDRILTEGRTVIRSDTQRELEETIRPYDMGITLLDVNFQAARPPEEVKAAFDDAIAARENEQQYIREAEAYTNEVQPRANGQAQRILEEARAYKAQTILEAQGEVARFAKLLPEYKAAPEITRERLYIETMEKVLGNTRKVLVNDKGGNLMVLPLDQMLKGGNAPAAKSDNGASNLLRLPPASSSTTSGASNTSSTSQGDIMDQRRANAQRNDYQRQGE, from the coding sequence ATGGCGTGGAATCAGCCCGGTAATAACGGACAAGACCGCGACCCGTGGGGAAGCAGCAAACCTGGCGGCAACTCTGAGGGAAATGGAAACAAAGGCGGTCGCGATCAAGGGCCACCTGATTTAGATGATATCTTCCGCAAACTGAGCAAAAAGCTCGGTGGTCTGGGCGGCGGTAAAGGCACCGGATCTGGCGGTGGTAATTCATCGCAAGGCCCGCGCCCGCAGCTTGGCGGTCGTGTCGTTACCATCGCAGCGGCAGCGATTGTCATTATTTGGGCGGCCAGTGGTTTCTACACCATTAAAGAAGCCGAACGCGGCGTGGTAACACGCTTTGGTAAATTCAGCCATCTGGTTGAGCCGGGTCTGAACTGGAAACCGACGTTTATCGACGAAGTCAAACCGGTGAACGTGGAAGCCGTGCGTGAACTGGCTGCTTCCGGTGTGATGCTGACGTCGGACGAAAACGTGGTGCGCGTTGAGATGAACGTACAGTACCGCGTCACCAATCCGGAAAAATATCTGTATAGCGTGACCAGTCCGGATGACAGCCTGCGTCAGGCTACCGACAGCGCCCTGCGTGGGGTTATCGGTAAATACACCATGGATCGCATTCTGACGGAAGGTCGTACCGTGATTCGTAGCGATACTCAGCGCGAACTGGAAGAGACGATTCGTCCGTATGACATGGGTATCACTCTGCTGGACGTCAACTTCCAGGCAGCTCGTCCGCCGGAAGAAGTAAAAGCGGCGTTTGACGATGCGATTGCCGCGCGTGAAAACGAACAGCAATACATTCGTGAAGCAGAAGCGTATACCAACGAAGTTCAGCCGCGTGCGAACGGTCAGGCGCAACGTATCCTCGAAGAGGCGCGTGCGTACAAGGCTCAGACTATCCTGGAAGCCCAGGGTGAAGTGGCACGCTTTGCTAAACTTCTGCCGGAATATAAAGCTGCGCCGGAAATTACCCGCGAGCGTCTGTATATCGAGACGATGGAAAAAGTGTTGGGCAACACCCGCAAAGTGCTGGTTAACGATAAAGGTGGCAACCTGATGGTTCTGCCGTTAGACCAGATGCTGAAAGGTGGCAATGCCCCTGCGGCGAAGAGCGATAACGGTGCCAGCAATTTGCTGCGTCTGCCGCCAGCCTCTTCCTCCACAACCAGTGGAGCAAGCAACACGTCGTCCACCAGTCAGGGCGATATTATGGACCAACGCCGCGCTAACGCGCAGCGTAACGACTACCAGCGTCAGGGGGAATAA